In the genome of Aedes aegypti strain LVP_AGWG chromosome 2, AaegL5.0 Primary Assembly, whole genome shotgun sequence, the window gtgttcggaatatgaatctgttcggaatttgagataaaacggtaaattacttgtaagcgtttggccttcatattcggcttcaggggccatgatttaggtaagtaacgacattttcaacattaccgaacgttgtttacataagtgatcaatgttaccccatatcaaaaAGTcgctcaaaacatttttttaaacatgattaaatcttaaaaaaaaaacaaaatacaatgtatagtcacgagctatgggtggtaatgttcaatgttaccccggattacggtaccaagaTGCGTTCTTACACGATTGTCTTTTTTGAATGGTTTGCAAAATATGCTAAAAGTTGCATTACTCCACTCGTTATCACTGGCTCAGCCAACCTATCTCGTAATTAATGACATTACAAAACAAGTTTCCATGGGAGTCTTTTTTTTCTTGCAGAATCACATTTGCTTTGAGAAAAGGGTGTCAATTCCCTCAGTCTCCCCTacgtttatttttttgattctacAGATAGAGAAAACCAAGTGGCTCACTCTCCTCCCCCTCGTGATTCATCGTTATCTTTTGCCAGGTTCCCAAACATTTGGGCTGTGCGACTCACCTGGCCGTCAGGTATATTCCTTACGACTCACAAGAAGAAAAATCGCAAAGAAATgaattttgtattaaattttTCCAAACCATTAATTGTAACTTCAAAATTCTGACATCAGTAAAACTCAGCAATTTTTCTATTGACATTTATATAACACATTAATTTAGTACACATCTATCGAGAACTATCGCAATTACATGCACGGCAGCGCTGATGTGACATAATACATCAAAACCCGACAAGAATGTACTAAACAATTTGTAAAATGTCgttaacaaatgaaaaaaaaaaacaaaattccacaaaggtttttttttaaatattttcaacgatgtttgtttcaaacaaaaaacttgaaaaaatggagTTAGATTGTTAGAAATACGTTTTTTTGtctaattttctaaaaaaaagctGGAGAATTAGTGCCTATTGCCTCGATGGCTGATCACTTAGATAAATTGAATGACTGAGCACAGTTTCAAACCGGTTTTCAAAATTCGAGAGCatatgaaaaaatgttgaaaaaatacgtgaagagatttttttaaaagaccCCCAGAGTGTGGCTTACGACCCCTCTAGGTGTCGCAACTCACagtttggaaaactatttgctcCAGAGGCTCACATAATTTATATCGACCCCAAGATTGATTGACCTCATTACTTAATTAGGTATAATAGGCACAATAAAATCATTCTCGAGCCACGCAAATCGAAGTTATTTATCGAGTTGTTCTTTACTCCTCCCTGCAGATCTTCTCCTTCGAACAAATCGTCCGCAAAACAACTAGGTACAATGTTTCCCCTAAAATCCAGAGTATTACACCTTCTCGGAAAAGCCACCGGAAGCATGGGTGAAACGAGAAGCGTTCATTTTCCTCGTACGTATCAGCTAGAGTGAACAGTTGAAAAACCGAGAGAGCGAGGAGAAAATTGTGTTTACAGCGAAAAGGATAACACTGAAAAGAGTCAACTTTCATGCTCACGTCTTTCCCGCCTGCGGTCTTTGTTCGCCATGCGGCTGATGTCCCACAAGTTAGGTGTCATGAGACCACACATACCCCCGCCAGGATCGGTAGGTGGCACAAGTGCGTCCATCCGAGCCGTGTCAAAACCCACAAAAGTGGAAAATCGAGAGAACCCGATTCGGTATAGTGGGAGTTGTCGTCTGGAGTTTGTGAAGAAAATTTGCTAAATAATTCAAAGTATTTGCCTCGCAGTCGGGTAAAGTTTGATTGCATTGAGTTCGTCGACAGCTCCGGAAGCGAAAGCTTCGCCAAGTGTGTGAATTAACGTGCCCCAGGACTGGATGTTAATCGTAATTCAATATTAGCCTTGAAAGGAGAAGCAACAACTTTGCAGGATTGAATTAGTCTGGGGCTTCCCAACGCCGCCACAGTGCAAACGCGATGATGTTTCTGACAAAGAAGGAGTGGAAAAACCTTGCCCGAAAGCTGCGCTTTTCCCCCCGAAGGCGTTACTACGTGATTACGGCAATTGCCCTGGCGGTGCTCTTTGTCCTCGTTTACTGCAGCATCACATCGTCCTATTACTGCTTCGACACCGGAGTCGAATGGAAGGTGACCAAATTTGTGAGTACCGCAATCAACCGAAAGGacacatttcccagaaatcataaaaaaatttaGTATTGCGCCAGGAGTAAGAGGGTAGTGGTACGAGGTCGTGAATGCTTGGGAGGTTTCTTTCTATATCGCTCTAGTTTTCGACTTTCTCACTTACAAATTACTGGGAGAGAGGCGCGTGGTTGGGAGGTTGTTATCCTTGAAATGAACTCCAAATACGGTGTTGTTCTGTTTATAAGCATCAGCCGGTATTCTTCAAATGTTTCATCATTCTTGCACGCTTAGGGGTGGTGCCGTGTTGGTATGTAATCGTAAAATATTCAGCATTGTTTTAGAATTGATCCAAATAAACTGTGCTCTTCTTTTATGGATTGCTAAGTAGGATGGTTCAAATGTcagctggatttttttttctttattgatTCATAGGCAAGAGAAGAACAGTCTTCAAATACGTGAAAtaaacgaatctatgacaaaaggtcgaatgacaaaaggtcgaatggacaaaaggtcgaatggacaaaaggtcgaatagacaaaaggtcgaatgggaaaaaggtcgaatgaacaaaaggtcgaatggacaaaaggtcgaatagaCGAAAGGTTCAAATTGTACCGTTGAAAAGATTATCGTGCACTCAGTTGCTAATATTTTGACCACAAATTTTTCCCCTCgcatctgaagtttttccttctttcaaatgATAGATGTTCTTTAGAATTACCgtttgaagcaataatttgtattaaggctattatttttccaaacaaaataaTCTTTTTCTGAACATCGATTGCTATTATTATGATACTCCATAGCAtagataaattattatttgcttttcatgtgatacattttcaatgaaGATTTGTTCTTCTTTTAATTATTGACTGTACTTTTGAAGTTATACATTATACTGTTGTAGCTACTTGTATCgacaattatttattttcaaacatcggctgttcttcataaatttcacatttacatcttgcctgtatttttttttcaattgaaatgatgctttcttataattatcagctgttcttcatgctttaaagtatttataagcattttaattgcattttcaacaaaggattttccttcctttgaagttttgctgtttttaGGGCTATGCATTAGAGTTTTATCTGACTTTTGTTTCGACTGATTTCAATCAGCATCAGCGACTAATAATCTTCCTTTTTCTGGAATTACGTACCAACTAAGGTagggtctgcttctcagctacacAAGcgtttactgagagctttcctgataatttgatcatttttgcatttgtgcatCATGCGATCCGATTACAATTTCGATTCGCGTTTTAAAGTTTTGTcctcacttcaattattgcgctgttTTTGAACAGCGCATGAGACGCATTAAGAAATATCTCAAGAAAACGAGGAACGCCAACATAGGTCTCTAAATGTACAGTACACGGGTGAGCCTGAAAGGAATGTGGCTCTTGcacataaggctacagcacgtacacAATCGCTCTGGATGCACTACGACCtgaaaaatctatcaaaattcCACCCCGAAACGATCGTTGACCAGCTGAAATTGAACCTCCCTCAGCACGGTCTTTCTGAACTTATGCGCGTTTTCATCACGTCTGTTTTAGCTGTAGCGCTTGGGCTTGGTTTAGTGACAACTTGTTTTATCTACAGAGTATAGCCTTTTGTTCTTCCTAaatttttgtccattcgaccttttctgccattcgaccttttgtccattcgaccttttgtcccttcgaccttttgtcatagattctctgtatggcgatttggttgaaatgtttcgctgaaatatgtcatcaaactacaaggaaatggcagtcaattgcaatttaatttaaacgtcttctaatctattttatacctctgaGGTAATGATGATCCTCTAGTtcaagaccagtaaaactagctcagataaatttatttgcgaaattattgattttattacgatttattcgtgctatttggaatatgaatcaaggtgttcggaatatgagacagaatgaacacagtgttcggcatttgaatcaaaatgttgttccatacttttacgttaaaataatactaaacaagttaaaattaacaattttatcggcaAACCCAACAGCTAatagttagactttgcgaagaaattaaaattttcacaaatatcagctaatttatgcctatcagatgcatttaaagtcactgttgcccttaagtgttcggaatttgagtctaAACGGTAGTTAGGATTATCCTTAatgaaagatgattttttttttcattttttatagctaatttttttataaatttcacgcGAAAACTACCATTTTTGAAAACCTAGGGACACTATAAATGGCTCCCATGCTCTCTTCCATTACACATTTATCAAATGTATATTCCGAACAAGAGCTAGTTCAATTTCTTTGCTGAACATAAGGTTTAGGCTCAGTAAATTGGTGACAATTCTATTGACTGGAGTCTTCTCTTCAACTAGTTATAAGCTCGGATTCAATGTtagatttttacatttttcgacTGTTACATTATAAATATAAGGGTATCGCTGGAaaagattactccagaaattatttgagCAATTCATCAACGATACTTTTTTCAGAGAGTTCTCCAGTAGTGTTTTGTTCATGTagcagtattcgccaccccggattatataccgttttacgacacAAGTATTCAAAAATCGTTTAGGGTTCGTCAAATAACTTCAAAATGATACGGAATCATTCttagaaacctcaaaatttaatctgaaaataatagaaaaaaaaatatgtttcttaaAATGTCTGCTCCTTTATACCTAttttcgccatggtgttcctgaaTTCACCATCTTCCATAAGAGATCAgcctggtgcaagtggtccagtattcgccagaccaattttcaatacaaaaaacaaagtttctgactAGTTGTTTTTCCTGTTGAAAATGGATATCAAGCTTTCGTTTAACGTACTGACACCGCTGTCATCCGCCTACATTTGCACTGTTCCTCAGATCGTTTTGCTACTTTACCTTTTAGTACCCACATTCTAGTTCAGATCCAATAATTTGCTGTTCAgatccatgctcttgaaaatttgaagtttggcttcgattcatattcaTATTTCGGTAGAAATTTTATGTACATAAGCCTGTGAAGCTAATCGTCGTACTTATTTTTCGAcacacagttttttttaaatttaaacattATCTATATATAGCAAATATATGCTATAGCAAATAAACTACATAAGTAAGCATACAATCTATTAAATTTGCACGCAAGTTGACTGCAATCAATTTATTGCACTCCAAACATCCAATATTTGTAAAACCTTACGTGGCATGAcaattttgaaaacggcaatgtatTTAATGATGAAATAGCGTGCTTAGGATAAACAATACTAGCACCGTGTAAGATGTAAGACCCTTACTAAGAacattaactgtggaagtttttAAGGAAACTGTCTCTTATTCCATTCAATACCTTTACAAAAAACTGGGAAAAAGCCTCCCCAAGACTTTGGCCCCGAGGCCCCCACATCTGAAAATCTGGCTCTGAAAGAACAACAGTTCTGACATTATTTCTAGGATAAAAACGGAATTCCttgaaataatttctttaaaatgcttAACGTATTAGTAATTTCTCGATAAATTTCGTAAAACGAGAGACGACTTCTCCAGAGATTTGTCGATTTTTTTCCTAATAATATCCTCTGGGCATACCCCAGAgattcatctagggatttttttttcagcttgTCCGATTAcatagcgtaacaaaaatgacatttttgcgtgtttcaaggattaaattatgtgtctctagtagtttTGGTGTgtctgaatctgatgccattctcagaaattttccagcacgtcaaaatttttagctacaggtcgccaaagctgtataaaacactgattttattgatatttacataaaatttagagtataatttatcaaacttttttgtgatctaatccaccaagtatGCACTGAAAATATTCTACAAGCtcgatcaatgtgtttcacacgtgaattttcactaattgtaaaacacatTAATCGATGGTGCAAAAGCACTTGCTATCGACAATAGAAATTCAAATGTGAAACACGCTAATTCACAAATCGAAAGCCGTGTTGTACTGTTTGTTAGCGATTCCTTGATTTTCTGGTACCAGGCACCCATGACGAGCGCCCGGAAAATCCAAAAATTACATGTTGTTCAACATGTCACGCGTGAATCGCAAAGGTGAGTCCTTGTCATGAAAGGTaaactagttctactagtgatgCATATCGCCTTTGTAAAACACGTTCAAATCATAAGAAAAAGTCTTTGATATAGAACCAAAGACAATCCTTAACAGATTCATAGAATTTACTCGTTATTACACGTTGCCAATCGACACGACAGATTCACGTTAAAAAGAATTTGCATCGAACGTGTGGAATATTTTCAGTGTATGGTAACTTGGATATAGTGGCTGTACTCGCGCTAGAAGATCTTGAAATCATCACACTTAAGGTTTCTACCAATTCCACAGATTTTTACAAgcttattattttcaaaagcttgttcAGGTATTTTAGGCAAAATACTTAAAGTAGAATTCAAGTGAATTCCAGGATAGATTTCAGTAATTATTCCCAAGTCTGTTCCGgggaaaaaaatatcttatgaaCTTTCAGcatcatttatcatttattttCTGATTGTATATCTCTCTTCTAACTTCTATAATTAAAAAacatggaatggtgtttgtatgtcacgaaataccTCGAGAACGATTCAACGGACTTATTTAATTCTTTCATAGTTAAGATCTTGAAATGTTCCTACGCGTTCGTGCGTACAAAAAGTTTGGGGAAGCTTTCggaatacttgaaaaaaaaaaacggaagaaAATTAATCTGTAATCTActtaattgtaattgtaattttaatttatttatcaaacGTGGGCCTATTAGTTTACTTTACATAAGGTCAAGGAAAGAAAAACGTGATTAAAATTACATTGGAGAACAAATCGAATAACAATCAATATGCGTAATGAACTAATGAAACAATTCTAATCAAGTGCTCTAAGAGATTGCTTGAATGACTCGAACGATGTTGTTGCTTTGACATCGGCGGGTAGCCGATTCCAGCACGAAGTCCCGTAGATCAGGACGCTCTTTCTCCTTGTTTGTGTGTGCGGCGGTACCACGTACATCCTCGAACGTTCCAGGTTTCAATTGAAGAAAAACCGCCGCTAATGGCAacacgaagtttgccgggaccacacAATGCTTTTGTAGTGAATTTCAAACATTATCATAATCATATCATAGAgtctgcatctcagcttagtgttcttatgagcacttccacagcacttccaactgagagctttctctacCATTATTCTCATATGCATTCTTTTTCCCCAGTGCCAGCGCCAGGGCCTTTCCGGGAGCATGTGCCCCGAATTCTGCAGCCGCAGTGGTGTATTCTGGGACCTCCGCTGTCCCCATCCCAGCCTTGAGATTCATCATCCGAATCGGTTCCAGGTCAAACGACAGGACACTCCCCTGACTGTGATTGTAAGTAGAATTGCTATCATGATCTCAAGTAAGCAGCATGACTAATGAGTTAATTCGAATCTTTCAGCAAGCAGTGCCCAACGAAAACTATGAAAAACTGTTCTGGGTAGACAGTTACTATCACAAGGAACATTATCCCTCGGAGATCGAGTACGAGAACATTGTCAAGAGGTACATATCGAATAAGTACAACCTGGAGGTGCCCTACGAGAAGATTCGCACGCTGATGCGGCTGACCCACAAAGAGAACATACCGATGTTTCACCACAGTATGAGGGACAGCTGGAATCTGATTCAGAACCACGAGTTCGTGATGGCGGTTATGTTCAATGAGAATGATCTGTTTCCTTACGTGGAGGGGAACTGCGCAGAGATGTTTGCTTCGGAGAAGCTAAATGCGGTGGAGTTCGATGAGAATCGGTCATATTTTGGGAGTCACATTACACTGGACCGCTGGCGGTACCATATCAAGATGGCTGTGCTGATTCTGGATTATATGGATGAGTTGGATCAACACGGGATTCAAATGTGCCACGTGGATTTGTCCCGTTTTGGGATCAATAACAACCGTTTGAAGTACGACGATCTGAGGTTCGTTTTTACGGATTATACAATCAATAGGAAAATTTCAAGTGGAAGCTATTGTGCGCGTGATGAGCACTGTAATTTTATGCATTGCAAGTCGGAGTGCAACGTGGAGAAAAATCGGTGCGAGTCGACGGTGATGAACAATAACGTCCAAATTGTGTGTGATAAGGTAAGTTATAATGCGCTGAATATCAATAACACGGTGCTCCACAGACCTAATGTccgtcaggaaaaaaaaatctccatgaaATTtatgctcaccagtcgatttctatagctttACTGCATGTCTATGGATGAAAAATTCAAGACATGTTGTTATGCCATTATGAGTACATATGTGAGGAAGATTTTTTCTAACGGTCTTTGGAGCGCTATGCAATAACATACTGAAACAAATATTTAATTTGCAGATCTTCCTTGGATCTAAACGCTACCCGGGAATCCTGATTACACAAAAGACACCGGATAGGTTGCACATGCTGCTGGAGCGTTGCGCTAATCCTACCCAAGATCGAGACGTGTCTCGTTCTCGGCCGCTGGGAACTTCCGAAGAGCTCAGAAAACAGCTGTACAACGAATTGACTAGCATTTACGAGAAGCTGGCATTAATCAATGCCTCGTAAAATGGCTGTATGTGGCTTTGGACGTCGTCTGTCGATCGGTGTTTGTATGAGCGATGTAAGTAAGGTTCACTTTTTCGAACCACGGACAGCTTTTATGGTGTTTGTTGTAGGTGTGCAGAAGCAAAGAGATGGCGATGATCAACGTAAAAGAAACTTTACGAAGGTTTCAAACCTGAATCCGGTATTATTTTTGTAGGCGCATTGTAGTTCTAATATGTGAACGCTTGTAATGTAAGATACGACTAAATGCAAACCAAATTTGCCAACGACACAATCACTTGAAATTTCGAAAGTTCAACAACTTATTTGGTAgtgataaagttttttttagtaaaatactcATCAAGACCAAACGGAAACTATAGACATGGAGCATAGCACTTAGTGATTGTACGTACATTTTTACTATTAACAATAAAATGGAATTGAAGTGCAAAAATCGATTTCGAACTTATTTTTATTCCTTTATCTTaaaaattacattcatttcttatatctgtgttaggcaacactataaTCATAATTCGGTAGAACTTAATTAAGCTTCTGTTACAATTTTGTATACTTTTCATGTTTTTACTGCTCTTCCCGGCCGCCTTATTTGCTTCGGCAATCACCCTATGAGAACTCCGGATTTCTCAATGTCTTGCACTAGCTTCTGATTCTAAATTCGTTGGGCGATCCGTATTCCGCTCAGGTGAGGGATTCTGAGTGAAAATAGGATCGATGCTCCTAGAAATAATCCAACTGTTATGACAGTTTTCGTAATTGTTAAAAAATGTCGTTGGCCGTTGCAAAAAGCGATTTTTTTAGTATTCGTCGTATTTATCTCGGCAAGTCTCGTTGGATCattgtacgactcgtgctgaaaatgTCTTATTTCATATTGCAGCTTATTGTATAAATCATTATTTACAAGCAGGaaacgtaaaaaaaatattaatgagCAGCCCgccataaatacggactcattaaaataagtattgcaacacaaACACAAGTGTCgaattgtttcgcggtcttcggaaATGTTCtgcatcgtaaaaatacctatcgaaatatgtgttcagaatttttatagtggTAAATGGGTGACCTCtgtcgatttttctttgcaaaagtaagttttcccatagtaaatccgatactggctggcgctaaaatatagtttcaccgatccagctgaaatttttcagagttgttatgggacctaaatgcaattaaaaaagtggactggagcgagaatctaaattttgtcccacactaatggtacatcccaccacattactagTACATTCGACAGAAATCATTTCCACCCaccaatctgatttcgactacacaTATGGTAAAATCatgcgcatttctggtctgctagATATTGCCGGTGCGAGCACTAAAGTTAACCCTCTAAAACGGTAGttcttaccgcacaatttttttttgcgtgtagcaAGCATGTTAAAATTCAGCATTTTAAGCAAGTTCAAGACTTGAATCGCTAGGAACTAAACACTggaatatttcatttcatttcatatttATTACATATTTATCCTTAACTTATACAATTTGATGGtaagaggggcccagatagccgtagcgttaaacgcgcagctattcagcaagaccaagctgagggtcgtgggttcgaatcccaccggtcgaggatcttttcgggttggaaattttctcgacttcccagggcatagagtatcttcgtacctgccacacgatatacacatgcaaaaatggtcaattggcataggaagctctcagttaataactgtggaagtgctcataagaacactaagctgagaagcaggctttgtcccagttgggacgtaacgccagaaagaagaataagaagaagaaggctgTTACT includes:
- the LOC5567619 gene encoding protein FAM69C gives rise to the protein MMFLTKKEWKNLARKLRFSPRRRYYVITAIALAVLFVLVYCSITSSYYCFDTGVEWKVTKFCQRQGLSGSMCPEFCSRSGVFWDLRCPHPSLEIHHPNRFQVKRQDTPLTVIQAVPNENYEKLFWVDSYYHKEHYPSEIEYENIVKRYISNKYNLEVPYEKIRTLMRLTHKENIPMFHHSMRDSWNLIQNHEFVMAVMFNENDLFPYVEGNCAEMFASEKLNAVEFDENRSYFGSHITLDRWRYHIKMAVLILDYMDELDQHGIQMCHVDLSRFGINNNRLKYDDLRFVFTDYTINRKISSGSYCARDEHCNFMHCKSECNVEKNRCESTVMNNNVQIVCDKIFLGSKRYPGILITQKTPDRLHMLLERCANPTQDRDVSRSRPLGTSEELRKQLYNELTSIYEKLALINAS